A window of Candidatus Neomarinimicrobiota bacterium contains these coding sequences:
- a CDS encoding DUF72 domain-containing protein, whose translation MTKKSGKIVIGTSGFSYPDWKGVFYPPGLKQEDWLKFYAEHYEFCELNFSYYRMPQIQQMEKFLNYPLKFAIKAHKSMTHDRLEAKAARQDFFEAVTVLQQDDHLAAVLLQFPYSFAYTAENRMYLMELLEDLESLPLVVEFRHPQWVRNSVFDELRKHSWGISMLDSPQIEGGMPEFDSVTSDIAYLRFHGRNKENWWKGNNVSRYDYEYSLKELEAWLPRISSMAQQSKTSYISFNNHARGQAIKNANQLKTILKKAELI comes from the coding sequence ATGACTAAAAAAAGTGGAAAAATTGTAATTGGGACCTCCGGTTTTTCATACCCAGACTGGAAAGGTGTTTTCTATCCACCTGGCCTAAAACAGGAGGATTGGTTAAAATTTTATGCTGAGCACTATGAATTTTGTGAGCTGAATTTTAGCTACTATCGTATGCCTCAAATTCAACAGATGGAAAAATTTCTCAACTATCCTTTAAAATTTGCCATTAAAGCCCACAAGTCTATGACCCATGACAGACTGGAAGCCAAGGCTGCCCGGCAAGATTTCTTTGAGGCGGTCACCGTACTCCAGCAAGATGATCATCTGGCTGCCGTCCTGCTTCAGTTTCCATATTCGTTTGCATATACAGCTGAGAATCGTATGTATTTGATGGAATTACTTGAGGATCTAGAGTCGTTGCCCCTGGTTGTTGAGTTCAGACATCCCCAGTGGGTTAGAAATTCAGTTTTTGATGAGTTAAGGAAACACTCCTGGGGGATATCAATGCTGGACTCTCCTCAGATAGAAGGCGGTATGCCAGAATTTGATTCGGTCACATCTGATATTGCCTATTTACGTTTTCATGGACGCAATAAGGAAAACTGGTGGAAGGGCAATAATGTGAGCCGCTATGACTATGAATACAGTCTGAAAGAATTGGAAGCTTGGCTTCCCAGAATTTCCAGCATGGCACAACAGTCTAAAACATCGTATATTTCCTTTAATAATCATGCGAGGGGTCAGGCAATTAAGAATGCAAATCAGCTTAAGACCATATTGAAAAAAGCTGAGCTCATATAA